From a region of the Lactuca sativa cultivar Salinas chromosome 4, Lsat_Salinas_v11, whole genome shotgun sequence genome:
- the LOC111894330 gene encoding uncharacterized mitochondrial protein AtMg00810-like, which translates to MSPVVVASVVAPDLYDGDGGGWRLGDKAVYGLKQAPRAWYATLTNFKVGSHLMLVQIYADDIILGSTDPNLLNYFKNMMKSQFELSMMGKVNNFLGLYIRQSRECIFINQENYSRNLLVNFGMMNNTKLLVPMAVGTRLGPSFYNPAVDLTLYMSMISSLLYLTASRPDIMFAACNCARYKLNPREPHLTAVKNIFRYLKGTVSLGLLHPSKTGFFIQAFSDVDLGGCQLDRKSRSGGSQLLDEKLVSWQSKRLTCVSISIAEAEYVVAVACTSQIIWIQIQLRDYVINMKKISLYCD; encoded by the exons acaaggctgtttatggacttaaacaagcaccACGAGCATGGTATGCCACTCTTACTAATTTC AAAGTTGGGAGTcatctcatgcttgttcaaatttatgctGATGACATTATTCTTGGTTCTACTGATCCTAATCTGttgaattattttaaaaacatgaTGAAAAGCCAATTTGAATTGAGCATGATGGGTAAAGTCAATAATTTTCTAGGATTATATATTCGTCAAAGTAGAGAATGTATCTTTATCAATCAAGAGAATTACTCTCGTAATCTGCTTGTAAATTTTGGAATGATGAATAACACAAAATTACTAGTACCTATGGCAGTTGGCACTCGACTTGGTCCTTCGTTTTATAATCCGGCTGTTGATCTCACGTTGTACATGAGCATGATCAGTTCGTTACTTTACTTAACAGCTAgtcgacctgatatcatgtttgctgcttgcaattgtgctaggtataAATTGAATCCCAGGGAACCTCATCTAACAGCAGTCAAAAATATCTTTCGTTATCTCAAAGGCACAGTTTCGTTGGGCTTGTTGCACCCTTCGAAAACAGGGTTTTTCATTCAAGCATTCTCAGACGTAGACCTTGGTGGATGTCAGCTAGATCGTAAAAGCAGGAGTGGTGGAAGTCAACTTTTGGATGAGAAGCTcgttagctggcaatcgaagagGCTAACTTGTGTTTCAATTTCCAtagcagaagcagaatatgttgtTGCTGTGGCTTGCACTtctcaaatcatttggattcaaatTCAACTACGTGATTATGTaatcaacatgaagaaaatttCGTTGTATTGTGATTGA